The Tautonia plasticadhaerens nucleotide sequence AGATCGCCACGACCAGCGACAGCACCGAGGTCGCCCGGGTCCAGAGCCCGAGCGTGAACAGGGCGAGGATGGCCATCGAGACGCCGTGGGCCGTCCACATCCATTCCGGTTCGACCCACCACCAGAAGGAGCAGGCGAACGAGTATTCCTGGAGCGTCCGGACCAGCTCGGCGCCGAGCCAGGGGTCCTCCCCGAAGAAGTCCCCCAGCGCCAGTCCCCAGACGCCGTGCGTGTAGAGCAGCATCAGGCCGGTGAGCACCCGGAGGATACCCAGCAAGGTCGGGTCGGCCGGGGTGAACCAGAAGGCTTCCCACGCCTCGGAGCACGACCGGATCCGGGACCGGGTCTCGGCCAGGGCGAAGGTCAAAGCTCGTCGCATTGGTACACCCCCAGCTCGACGTCCTCGTAGCTCTCCGGGTGGTTCAGGCCGATCCCGTCCCGGACCATCCAGGCCGTCGGCATGTAATGGGTGACCTGGAGCAGCCGGACCCGATCGGCGCCGAACTTGGTGCCGACGTGCTTGGCGAAGGACCGGTGCCACAGCTCCCGCAACTCGGGGAAGGTGCCGGCCATGTGCTCGGAGAGCATGAAGTGGCGGTGGTAGAGCAGCCTCGGGGCGATCTCTCGGCCGGGGATCCGCCCCCGGATCACGGTGCCGTCGGCCCGCTCGGCCTCGAAGGCGAGCAACGTGCTCTCGGCCGGCTCGGGGGCGAAGAAGTGGTAGCCGTGATTCAGGTAGAGGAACTGCAAGTAGGGGTGGACCAGCTCCCACGCCGTCAGGATCAGGGGAGACGACGGCGAGACCGAGGCCGGGGCGATGATGACCGCCGAGACGTGCAGGACGAGCCAGGCGTTGACGGCCCATCGCAGCGACCGGCGCCCGATCCGTCGGGGGGGCGGGCTCGCATCAGGTCGTTCAGGGCCTCGATCCATCTCGACTTCCATTCCGAATCCCTCCATGTGCGAACGATCGGAACTTGCCCGCCAACGCCGAAGCCCGCCAGACCGCCCCGATGGGCGACGGCGGGGCCTGGAGTCGGGTCGCTCGCGTCCTCGAGCGCCGGGATCGTCGTCCATCGACGATCACCATGCCCCGGGCTCGGGGCATTCGATGGTGTCATCCCCGGGGGAGATCCCCCGGGGAGAGCGTGACCGACGGTCGGGGCAGGAGGTCGAGCCTCGGCGTCCCCGGCCGTCGGTCACGGGCCGACCTCAGTAGGAGCCGCCGCTGCTGCCGTGCGAGCCGCCGCTGGAGGCGTGCTTGAGGTGCTTGAACAGGCCGCCGCCGTGCGAGCCGCCGCTGCTTCCGCCCGAGGAGCCGCCGCTGGAGGCGTGCTTGAGGTGCTTGAACAGGCCGCCGCCGTGCGAGCCGCCGCTGCTGCCGCCCGAGGAGCCGCCGCTGGAGGCGTGCTTGAGGTGCTTGAACGCGCCGCCGCCGCTGCTTCCGCCCGAGGAGCCGTGCGAGCCGCCGCTGGAGGCGTGCTTGAGGTGCTTGAACAGGCCGCCGCCGTGCGAGCCGCCGCTGCTTCCGCCCGAGGAGCCGTGCGAGCCGCCGCTGGAGGCGTGGCCCACCTCCGAGATCAGGCCGCCGCCGTGGGAACCGCCGCTGCTCCCGTGGGAGCCGCCGCTGGAACCGTGGCTGAACAGCCCGGCCCAGGCCGCCTGGGGGAGTCCGAAGCTCAGGGCGCCCAGGCAAGCCACCGAGAAGATCGTCCGGCGAAGCATCGTCAACATCCCGAGTTCCTCCGCGCTATGCGTACCGCTGTCCGAAAGGATCCAAGCCCGACGCCCGGGCCCGAACCCGACTGCCCTCGGACGACGATCGATCCCCGAGACCACCGGTCCGGGAGACGGGTCGACGCCTCGGGGCCGGGTGACCGGCCGGGCGAATCCCCGGGCCGACCCGAAGGTCGGGCCGTCCCGGGGATCGATACGGGGGACGCTCCGCCTCCGATGCGAGGCGGAGGTCAGAACACCTTCAGGATGTTGAATCTGGGATGTCTGGGTGCCCTGCACAGCAAGAAGATACGAGGGGGTCTGCGTGGAGTCAAACGACTCGCGAGAGATTGCTGCAGAAGGGTTCAATTCAAGTCGGGCAAGGGGCAGGGGGGCGCAAAAGGCGACCCGATCGCGGCGGGCGACACAGGCCGCCGGGTCGGGTCGCGCCCGAGCCGGATGGCCTCAAGCCGGGGAGTCGCGGTGCCGAAGGGTCCGCCCCCCGGCGGCCCGGCTCAGGGGCGGAAGGCGAGGGCGAGTTCCTCCGGGACCGGGCGGCTCGACCGGGATGACGGGTCGATCGTCACGAGGGTGACGACGGCATCGGCCGCGACCTCGCCCCCGGGCTTCCGGATCTCCTGGCGGAGGGCGAAGCTGGTCCGGCCGATCCGCTCCGGCCGGGTGAGGATCGTCAGGGCCTCGCCTTGTCGGCACTCGCGGCGGAAGTCCAGGTTGAGGTTCACGGTGACGGTGACCGCCCCGAGCCCCAGCAGGCGCTCGTAGGGCAGCCCGAGCCGCTCGTACCAGTCCTCCCGGCCCCACTCGAGGTACTCGACATACTTGGCGTTGTTCACGTGGCCGTTGACGTCGATTTCCGTCGGCCGGACGACGATCTCGATCGAGGTCTCCATCGCGGACCCTCATTTCGGGGTGGGACCGTTCGCGAGGCGGGGTCAGTCCTGGTCCTCCGCCTCCTCCTGCCGCTCGGAGAACTCCGCGAAGGCCCCCTCCAGGGGCGGACGCCTGAGGTGGTCGCCGGTCGCCCGCTGGAAGGCATTGGAGGCGGCCAGCAGGGTCGACTCGTCGTAGAGCCTCCCCGTGAAGGTGATCGAGCCGGGGCCATGCCGGCCGTCGACCTCCCGGGTGCCGAAGGGGAGCACGGCGGTGGGGTGGCCGGTGAGGTTCGTGAGCGCCAGGTCCTGCGCCTCGCAGACGTAGAGGTCGATCGTCTCCATCAGCTCGGCCATCCGCCTCATCAGCAGGGTCCGCACCCGGGAGGCGCGGAGGTATTCGACCGCCGGCACGAACTGGCCCCGGCGGAAGGTGACGGGCCAGGAGTTGAGCCCCTCGGTGACGTGTCCCCTCGTCAACTCGTCGAAGACGGCGGCCGCCTCGGTGCCGAGCATCATCGTGACGGCCCCGGTCGGCAGGTCGCCCGGCAGCTCGATGGACACCAGCTCGACCCCCAGGCCGCGCAGGACCACCAGCTCCAGCCGCTCCTCGACCGGCCTCTCGGGGTCGTCGAGGTAGCCGACCCGGAGCGATCGCAGGTCGACGGGGGAGGGCCAGTCGAAGGGCTGGTCGACGGCGGCGGGGTCGAACCCGTCGGCGCCGTGGATGGCGTCGAGGACCAGGGCGCAGTCCTCCAGCGACCGGGCGATCGGGCCGAGCTTGTCCATCGACCAGCTCAGCGGCATGCAGCCGTGCCGGCTGACCCGGCCGAAGGTCGGCCTCAGGCCCGAGGCCCCGCAGGCCCGGCAGGGGGAGACGATGCTGCCGAGCGTCTCGCTGCCGATCGCGAAGCCGACCAGCCCCGCCGCCGTCGCCGACGCCGAGCCGGCCGACGACCCGCTCGAACCCCGCCTCGGGTCCCAGGGGCTGTTGGTCCGCCCGCCGAACCACCGATCCCCCATCGCCAGGGCGCCCAGCGAGAGCTTGGCCACCAGCACGGCGCCCGCGTCCTCCAGCCTCCGGGCGACGGTCGCCTTCTCGTCGATCACCTGGTCCTTGAAGGGGGTCGCCCCCCAGGAGGTCGGGTATCCCGGGTAGGCGATCAGGTCCTTCGCCCCCCAGGGGATGCCGTGCAGGGGGCCCCGGTAGATCCCGGCGGCCAGCTCGGCGTCGGCCTTCCTCGCTTGCTCCCGGGCGACCTCCTCGGTGAGGTTGACCACGCACTTGAGCATCGGATCATATTTCTTGAGCCGTCCCAGGTACAGCTCGGTCAACTCGATCGAGGTGACCGCCCGGGCCCGGACCAGCGCCGACAGCTCCGAGACCGGCAGGAACGCCAGTTCCTCGTCCGACCCCGGCCGCTCCATCGCGTGCCACTCGGTCGGCGTCGCCCGCCCCCGACGGACCTCCCCGGAGGGCTGAAGCCCCGGGCTCGGCACGAAGGAGAGGGCGGGGGGGACGTCGTAGCCGACCTCCACGGCTCGCAACTCCCGGAACTCCTCCAGGGAGCGTTCGACGGCCTTCGCCGTGCTCTCGCGCTCCTCCTCGGTGAGTTCCAGCCCGGCGATCCACTCGGCCTGCGCCAGCCGATCGGGCGTGACCCCGCCTTCCTCGTCGGCCCGGCTCGCGACCGCCCTCCGGAACGTGGCGGAGCCGATCCCCAGGGCCCCCAGCGCCTTCAGGACCGCCCTCCGGCGGAGGGCACCCGGGCGGCCCGAGCCCCCGGGATCGCCGTTCGTCTCGGTCTCGGGGATGTTCATGGTCGCTCGGTGATCGGCTCGGGGGGTGGTGTGGCGGAAGACGGGTCGCAGTCTATCACGCCGATCCCGCCTCGCGGAGGGCCCACCGCCTCCCGGACGTTCGGCGATCAGAGGCCCCGGAGGAACGCGACCAGGTCGGCCAGGTCCCCCGCGGCCATCGGCTCGTCGAGCGGGTGCCCGAACCGCCCGAAGACCTCCGCCAGCGACCCCGCCCTCCCGTCGTGGAAGAACGACCGACGCCGGCCGACCCCCCGCAGCGACGGCGGGTTGAACGTCGAGTGCCCGCGTTCGTCCTCCAGGCCCACGTCATAGGCCGCGGGGGTCGTGAAGGCCGACGGCTCGTGGCATCGGGCGCACCGCAGTCGGCGGAAGGTGGCCGCCCCCCGGGCGACCGCCTCCTCGTCTCCATGCGACTCCAAGGCAGGGGGGGGCGGGAGCGACCGGAGATAGGCCTCGATCGCCTCGACCTGGTCGTCGTAGAGCGGGTAGCCTCGCATCGTCGAGGCCACCGACTTGCGGATCTGGTCCCCGAGCGTCGCCATCCCCCCGTCCCATGCCCAGGGGCCCGTCTCGCCGACGCCGAAGAGCGAGGGCGTCCGCTTCGGGGTCCCGTACGAGTCGTCTCCCAGCGTGTCGACGAGGCGTCCGTTGGCGTGCCCGTCGGCATGGCAACTGTGGCAGCTCATCCAGCCGTCGTGCGACAGCCGGGCGTCGTGGAACAGCTCCCGGCCGCGCCGAATCGCGTCCGGCTCCGGGGTCGGCCCCAGGGGCCCCCCGCGACCCAGCGACGACACCGAGTCCCCGACCCGGCCCCCGCCCGGGGCCTCCGCCAGCGCCACCGGACGCCCCGCCGACCCCCGACCGATCGACCGGCGACCTCGCCACGCCCCCAGCGCCACCGCGATCCGCCCGTCGGCCAGGGGGAGCACCCCGTTGGGGTCGGCCCCGCCGTCGCCGACGTCCCCAGGTGGTAGAGCCTCCCCCGCCGGGCCAGGTCCCCGAGCGGGTCGAGCACGGCGGACATCGGCAGGGCCGTCAGGTTGCTGGTGATGAAGGCGGCCCAGTGTCGTTCTGGTCGGTCCTCGCCCCCGGTTGAGCGTCTGGTGGGCGACCAGCAGCCGGCCGTCCTTGCTCGTCGAGAGCCCCCGGATGTTGTGCGCGTCCAGCTCCCGGGTCGATTCCAGGGCCAGGCCCGGCCCGTCGACCGCCAGGCCGCCCCGAACGCGTCGGCCACGACGCCCCCCCCGCCGATCGCCGCCCTCGCTCGAACGGCAGCACCACCGAGCGGGGCTCCCCCCCCTCGGCCTCTCCCAGTTCGACCACCGACAGCCTCCTCGGCCAGAGCGAGGCGACGAACGCCAGCCTCCCCCCCGGGTCGATCGCCACCCCCACCGGGGACGAGGGGACCTCGATCCCCCCCACGACCACGACCTCCGGGCCTCGGACCCTCACCAGGTCGAGCCTCCCCGAGCCCTCGTCGGCCGAGAGCAGCAGGCCCCGGCCCGGCACCGCCTCCAGGTCGGCCGGCATGGCGCCGACGGCGGCCTCCGCCGAGACCGAGCGCCGATGCGTGTCGATGACCGAGATGGTCCCGCCCGCCCGGTTGGCGACGTAGAGCCATGCCCCGTCGTCGGAACAGGCCAGCGCCACCGGCTCCCGCCATCGCCGATCCGGCTTGGGGGCCTCTCCAACCCTCCGGACGCCCAGGGGCCGGGGCCGAAGGCGAGCAGGGCGGTCGTGGCGATCGCGGCCCTCGACGCGATCGATCGGGATCGGCGGTCGCTCATTCGGTCGGGCTCCGGTTGCGGGGAGGGGCCACGATCTCGGGGCGTGATGCCGCATTCTACCGGGATCGACCCCTCCGCACAGGACTCCGGCCGGGCGTCGGCCGATTGCGTCCCGGGGGCCGATGGGCCACCATTGGAGGGTCCCGGCGCCTCTCCACGCCGCCCGCCACGATTCCCCGAGAGACGTCCCATGTCCCGAATCGCTCCCCCGCTGACCGTCCTCGCCGTCGCCCTGCTGCTCGCCCCCCCGGCCCGGGGGGACACGACCCTCGACGCCCGGCTGGAGCCCTGATCCGGTCGCACCAGGCAAGGTCTCCGTCGCCGTCGAGCACCTGGAGACCGGCGAGTCTTTCCGGGAAGACGCCGACCGCCCATGCCACGGCCAGCCTCATCAAGTCCCGGTCATGGTCGAGGCCTACCGGCAGGCCGAGCAGGAGGGGCTCGACCTCGGGCAGATGGTGACGCTGGAGGAAGACGACAAGGTCCGGGCTCGGGCGTCCTCACCTACCATTCTCGAAGGCGCCACGTTCCCCCTCCGCGACGCGATCCGGCTGATGATCGCCTACTCGGACAACACGGCGACGAACCTCGTCCTCGACGCCGTCGGCATCCCCTCCACCGCCGCCACGATGGAGGAACTCGGCCTGCCGAACAGCAAGATCCACTCCAAGGTCTACCGCCGGGAGACCTCGGCGTTCCCCGAGCGGAGCGCCGAGTTCGGCTCGGCTCGACCAACGCCGACGAGATGATCGCCCTGCTCAAGAAGCTCCACGCGAAGGAGCTGGTGAGCGAGGACGCCTCCGACGCGATGTACGAGCACCTGCTCAATTGCCAGGACGAATCGCTGTTCAAGCGACACCTCCCCGAGGGGACGAAGGTCGCCCACAAGACCGGGGCCGTCAACCAGTCCCGGACCTCGGCCGGGATCATCGAGACCCCCGGCGGCCCGGTCGCCCTCTGCGTCCTGACCAGCGAGAACGAGGACACGCGCTGGTCCAAGGACAACGCCGCCGAGCTGCTCATCGCCG carries:
- a CDS encoding acyl-CoA thioesterase yields the protein METSIEIVVRPTEIDVNGHVNNAKYVEYLEWGREDWYERLGLPYERLLGLGAVTVTVNLNLDFRRECRQGEALTILTRPERIGRTSFALRQEIRKPGGEVAADAVVTLVTIDPSSRSSRPVPEELALAFRP
- a CDS encoding amidase, which translates into the protein MNIPETETNGDPGGSGRPGALRRRAVLKALGALGIGSATFRRAVASRADEEGGVTPDRLAQAEWIAGLELTEEERESTAKAVERSLEEFRELRAVEVGYDVPPALSFVPSPGLQPSGEVRRGRATPTEWHAMERPGSDEELAFLPVSELSALVRARAVTSIELTELYLGRLKKYDPMLKCVVNLTEEVAREQARKADAELAAGIYRGPLHGIPWGAKDLIAYPGYPTSWGATPFKDQVIDEKATVARRLEDAGAVLVAKLSLGALAMGDRWFGGRTNSPWDPRRGSSGSSAGSASATAAGLVGFAIGSETLGSIVSPCRACGASGLRPTFGRVSRHGCMPLSWSMDKLGPIARSLEDCALVLDAIHGADGFDPAAVDQPFDWPSPVDLRSLRVGYLDDPERPVEERLELVVLRGLGVELVSIELPGDLPTGAVTMMLGTEAAAVFDELTRGHVTEGLNSWPVTFRRGQFVPAVEYLRASRVRTLLMRRMAELMETIDLYVCEAQDLALTNLTGHPTAVLPFGTREVDGRHGPGSITFTGRLYDESTLLAASNAFQRATGDHLRRPPLEGAFAEFSERQEEAEDQD
- a CDS encoding cytochrome c peroxidase, coding for MLPLADGRIAVALGAWRGRRSIGRGSAGRPVALAEAPGGGRVGDSVSSLGRGGPLGPTPEPDAIRRGRELFHDARLSHDGWMSCHSCHADGHANGRLVDTLGDDSYGTPKRTPSLFGVGETGPWAWDGGMATLGDQIRKSVASTMRGYPLYDDQVEAIEAYLRSLPPPPALESHGDEEAVARGAATFRRLRCARCHEPSAFTTPAAYDVGLEDERGHSTFNPPSLRGVGRRRSFFHDGRAGSLAEVFGRFGHPLDEPMAAGDLADLVAFLRGL
- a CDS encoding YncE family protein, giving the protein MALACSDDGAWLYVANRAGGTISVIDTHRRSVSAEAAVGAMPADLEAVPGRGLLLSADEGSGRLDLVRVRGPEVVVVGGIEVPSSPVGVAIDPGGRLAFVASLWPRRLSVVELGEAEGGEPRSVVLPFERGRRSAGGASWPTRSGRPGGRRAGPGPGIDPGAGRAQHPGALDEQGRPAAGRPPDAQPGARTDQNDTGPPSSPAT
- a CDS encoding serine hydrolase — encoded protein: METGESFREDADRPCHGQPHQVPVMVEAYRQAEQEGLDLGQMVTLEEDDKVRARASSPTILEGATFPLRDAIRLMIAYSDNTATNLVLDAVGIPSTAATMEELGLPNSKIHSKVYRRETSAFPERSAEFGSARPTPTR